One segment of Nomia melanderi isolate GNS246 chromosome 10, iyNomMela1, whole genome shotgun sequence DNA contains the following:
- the CCT3 gene encoding chaperonin containing TCP1 subunit 3: MFGPGNAPIVVLSQNTKRDTGRKVQRENIQAGKAIADIIRTCLGPQAMLKMLMDPMGGIVMTNDGNAILREITVQHPAGKSMIEIARTQDEEVGDGTTSVIVLAGEVLAVAEPFLEQNMHPVIIIRAFRQALEDMVIILNDNISVNLDTSDRNKMIQVIKSCVGTKFIGRWSELACQIALDAVYTVMLEENGRKEIDIKRYAKVEKIPGGTVEDSTVLKGVMINKDVTHPKMKRYIKDPRIVLLDCPLEYKKGESQTNIEILKDTDFTRILELEEEHVKKICEDIIAVKPDVVITEKGVSDLAQHYLVKAGISAIRRLRKSDINRIARACGANVVNRTEELRDEDVGTKAGLFEIKKVGDEYFCFITECKNPKACTIILRGASKDVLNETERNLQDALHVVRNLLIEPKLVPGGGAVEMAVSKLLTEKAAKLAGVEQWPYKAIGQALEIIPRTLAQNCGANTIRTLTALRAKHATEGMTWGINGETGQLVDMKEHGIWEPLSVKLQTYKTAIETAMLLLRIDDIVSGSKKKKDNEPTTPAQVSEEAMKD, from the exons atGTTCGGGCCAGGGAATGCACCGATCGTCGTTTTAA GTCAGAATACGAAGCGGGATACCGGCCGGAAAGTTCAGAGAGAAAATATCCAAGCCGGCAAG gcAATTGCGGATATCATTAGAACATGTCTTGGACCGCAAGCTATGTTAAAAATGTTGATGGATCCAATGGGAGGTATAGTTATGACCAATGATGGAAATGCAATTCTACGTGAAATAACAGTACAACATCCTGCTGGCAAATCAATGATAGAGATTGCAAGAACACAAGATGAAGAAGTTGGAGATGGTACTACATCAGTTATTGTATTAGCAGGAGAGGTTTTAGCAGTTGCAGAACCTTTTCTTGAACAAAATATGCATCCAGTAATTATAATCAGAGCATTTCGTCAAGCTTTGGAAGATATGGTGATCATTCTTAATGACAATATCAGTGTAAACTTGGATACCAGTGATAGAAACAAAATGATTCAAGTCATAAAGTCTTGTGTTGGAACTAAATTCATTGGTCGATGGTCAGAATTAGCATGTCAAATTGCTTTAGATGCTGTTTACACAGTTATGTTGGAAGAAAATGGCagaaaagaaattgatataaaacgTTATGCAAAGGTAGAAAAGATCCCTGGTGGCACCGTTGAAGACAGCACTGTTCTTAAAGGAGTAATGATAAATAAAGATGTTACGCATCCAAAAATGAAACGATATATTAAAGATCCAAGAATAGTTCTGCTGGATTGTCCCTTGGAATACAAAAAAGGAGAGTCTCAaactaatatagaaatattaaaagacaCTGATTTTACGAGGATTTTAGAACTAGAAGAGGAACAcgttaaaaaaatatgtgaAGACATAATAGCTGTGAAACCTGATGTAGTAATTACTGAGAAGGGAGTATCAGATTTAGCTCAACATTATCTTGTGAAAGCTGGAATTTCTGCTATTCGTAGACTGAGGAAAAGCGATATTAACAGAATTGCAAGAGCTTGTGGTGCAAATGTGGTTAACCGCACAGAAGAATTAAGGGATGAAGATGTTGGTACTAAAGCTGGTCTTTTTGAAATCAAAAAGGTTGGAGATGaatatttctgctttattaCGGAATGTAAAAATCCCAAGGCATGTACCATAATTTTAAGAGGAGCCAGTAAGGACGTATTAAATGAAACAGAGAGAAACTTGCAAGATGCTCTTCACGTTGTAAGAAATCTCCTCATTGAGCCAAAACTAGTGCCAG GTGGAGGTGCAGTAGAAATGGCAGTATCAAAACTTTTAACGGAGAAAGCAGCAAAACTTGCTGGTGTAGAACAGTGGCCTTATAAAGCTATAGGACAGGCACTTGAAATAATTCCAAGAACCCTAGCACAAAATTGTGGAGCCAACACCATCAGAACATTGACTGCACTCCGTGCAAAACATGCTACTGAAGGAATGACATGGGGCATTAATGGAGAAACTGGCCAATTGGTAGATATGAAAGAGCATGGTATTTGGGAGCCATTATCTGTTAAGCTTCAGACATATAAAACAGCTATTGAAACAGCCATGTTGTTGTTAAGAATTGATGACATAGTATCAGGAAGcaagaaaaagaaagataatgAACCTACAACACCTGCACAAGTTTCAGAGGAAGCTATGAAGGATTGA